The segment CCGCACAGTCAGCGAATCCATCAAGGCGGCGTTGAATCCTCTGGCTACGCCTACGGCCTCCTCAATGGCCTTTACCCTCGGGCAGCAGCGGCCTACATTGATGACGCAGAATCTTCCCGGCAACAAAGAAGTCGCGATCAGAAAGATGCGCGAACTGGTCAAAAACATGAAGGCGAACTCCCAATTCGACTTCATGCAGCTCCAAGAAAAATTGAACGGAGACATCGTCATCACCATTCCGGATCAAGTCCTCTTTAATAGCGGAGAAGCCGCCGTGCGCCCCGAAGCCCTCCCGTTTCTTCAGGGACTCTCCCAGGCCATGATCGAGCTCAACCGGCACGTGCGCGTCGAGGGCCATACGGACAATGTCCC is part of the Nitrospira sp. genome and harbors:
- a CDS encoding flagellar motor protein MotB; translated protein: MAKHKHEEHENHERWLVSYADFITLLFAFFVVMYSVSSVNEGKYRTVSESIKAALNPLATPTASSMAFTLGQQRPTLMTQNLPGNKEVAIRKMRELVKNMKANSQFDFMQLQEKLNGDIVITIPDQVLFNSGEAAVRPEALPFLQGLSQAMIELNRHVRVEGHTDNVPIHTALFPSNWELSATRAVIVVRVLSELYSVPAE